In one window of Cynocephalus volans isolate mCynVol1 chromosome 6, mCynVol1.pri, whole genome shotgun sequence DNA:
- the ASB15 gene encoding ankyrin repeat and SOCS box protein 15 isoform X1, with amino-acid sequence MDTDDDLDEDHLASYDIQLSIEESIEASKTIFYPDRFVPLSDQNRKLVEAIKQGHILELQEYVKFKYALDEADEKGWFPLHEAVVQPIQQILEIVLDASYKTLWEFKTGDGETPLTLAVKAGLVENVRTLLEKGVWPNTKNDKGETPLLIAVKKGSYDMVSALIKHNSSLDQPCVKRWSAMHEAAKQGRKDIIALLLKHGGNVHLRDGFGVTPLGVAAEYGHCDVLEHLIHKGGDVLALADDGASVLFEAAGGGNPDCISLLLEYGGSGNVPNRAGHLPIHRAAYEGHYLALKYLIPVTSKHAIQKSGLTPIHSAADGQNTQCLELLIENGFDVNTLLADHISQSYDDERKTALYFAVSNNDIRCTEVLLAAGADPNLDPLNCLLVAVRANNHEIVRLLLFHGANVNCYFMHVNDTRFPSVIQYALNDEVMLRLLLNNGYQVEMCFDCMHGDIFGNSFVWSEIEEEVLPGWTSCVIKDNPFCEFITVPWMKHLVGSVIRVLIDYMDYVPLCVKLKSALEVQKEWPEIRQILEPELSAWKKRNTDVLRRRLKKNSVVLNLNWKHQCLRKDVTSSRAGGPSTEPLMLYHRYLCSPLDCKLYEGRVYVCFVFQCFLGAKHIP; translated from the exons ATGGATACTGATGATGATCTCGATGAAGACCATCTTGCAAGTTATGATATTCAGCTCAGTATCGAAGAATCCATCGAAGCCAGCAAGACCATATTTTATCCCGATAG ATTTGTACCGCTAAGTGATCAAAACAGAAAACTTGTCGAGGCCATAAAACAAG GTCACATTCTTGAGCTCCAGGAATATGTGAAATTTAAATATGCTTTGGATGAAGCTGATGAAAAAGGATGGTTTCCATTGCATGAAGCTGTTGTTCAacccattcaacaaatacttgagaTTGTTCTGGATG CATCCTATAAAACACTCTGGGAATTCAAGACTGGTGATGGAGAAACGCCCTTGACTTTGGCAGTGAAAGCTGGTCTAGTGGAGAATGTAAGAACTTTACTAGAAAAGGGAGTATGGCCCAACACCAAAAATGACAAAGGAGAGACGCCCCTCCTGATTG CTGTAAAAAAGGGTTCCTATGACATGGTGTCTGCTCTAATCAAGCACAACAGCAGCCTTGACCAGCCCTGTGTCAAGCGATGGTCGGCAATGCATGAAGCAGCCAAGCAGGGCAGAAAGGACATCATAGCTCTGCTGCTGAAACATGGAGGCAACGTTCACCTGAGAGATGGATTTGGAGTCACACCATTAGGTGTTGCAGCTGAGTATGGTCACTGTGACGTGTTAGAACATCTAATCCACAAAG GTGGTGATGTGTTGGCTTTGGCAGATGATGGCGCGTCTGTGTTGTTCGAGGCAGCAGGAGGTGGCAACCCTGACTGCATTTCCCTCCTGTTGGAATATGGGGGAAGCGGAAATGTACCCAACAGAGCAGGGCATCTTCCTATACACCGAGCTGCCTATGAGGGGCATtatct cgcACTGAAATATCTTATCCCAGTAACATCCAAACATGCAATTCAGAAAAGTGGGCTAACACCAATTCATTCAGCGGCAGATGGACAAAATACACAGTGCCTAGAACTGCTCATTGAAAATGGTTTTGATGTCAACACCTTACTTGCTGACCACATTTCCCAGAGCTACGATGATGAGAGGAAGACTGCGCTATATTTTGCTGTTTCTAATAATGATATCCGTTGCACAGAAGTCCTTCTGGCTGCAGGTGCAGACCCAAACCTAGATCCCCTCAACTGTCTACTTGTGGCAGTGAGGGCCAATAATCATGAAATTGTACGGCTGCTTCTCTTCCATGGAGctaatgtcaattgttatttcaTGCATGTAAATGACACTCGTTTCCCCAGTGTCATTCAGTATGCCCTAAACGATGAGGTGATGCTGAGGCTATTGCTGAATAATGGCTATCAAGTGGAAATGTGCTTTGACTGCATGCATGGGGACATCTTTGGAAATTCATTCGTGTGGTCAGAGATAGAGGAGGAGGTATTGCCAGGATGGACATCTTGTGTAATAAAAGACAACCCG TTCTGTGAGTTCATTACAGTTCCTTGGATGAAACACTTGGTGGGCAGTGTTATTCGAGTATTAATAGATTACATGGATTACGTCCCTCTGTGTGTGAAACTGAAGTCGGCACTAGAAGTACAGAAAGAATGGCCAGAAATCCGCCAAATTCTAg AACCAGAATTGTCAGcgtggaagaaaagaaatacagatgtATTACGGAGAAGGTTAAAGAAAAATTCTGTAGTCCTGAATTTGAACTGGAAGCATCAAT GTCTCAGGAAAGATGTCACTTCTTCTAGGGCAGGAGGCCCCAGCACAGAACCTCTCATGCTGTATCATCGGTACCTGTgttccccactagactgtaagctctatgagggcagggtctatgtttgttttgttttccagtgtTTCCTTGGGGCCAAACACATTCCCTAG
- the ASB15 gene encoding ankyrin repeat and SOCS box protein 15 isoform X4, which translates to MDTDDDLDEDHLASYDIQLSIEESIEASKTIFYPDRFVPLSDQNRKLVEAIKQGHILELQEYVKFKYALDEADEKGWFPLHEAVVQPIQQILEIVLDASYKTLWEFKTGDGETPLTLAVKAGLVENVRTLLEKGVWPNTKNDKGETPLLIAVKKGSYDMVSALIKHNSSLDQPCVKRWSAMHEAAKQGRKDIIALLLKHGGNVHLRDGFGVTPLGVAAEYGHCDVLEHLIHKGGDVLALADDGASVLFEAAGGGNPDCISLLLEYGGSGNVPNRAGHLPIHRAAYEGHYLALKYLIPVTSKHAIQKSGLTPIHSAADGQNTQCLELLIENGFDVNTLLADHISQSYDDERKTALYFAVSNNDIRCTEVLLAAGADPNLDPLNCLLVAVRANNHEIVRLLLFHGANVNCYFMHVNDTRFPSVIQYALNDEVMLRLLLNNGYQVEMCFDCMHGDIFGNSFVWSEIEEEVLPGWTSCVIKDNPFCEFITVPWMKHLVGSVIRVLIDYMDYVPLCVKLKSALEVQKEWPEIRQILGLRKDVTSSRAGGPSTEPLMLYHRYLCSPLDCKLYEGRVYVCFVFQCFLGAKHIP; encoded by the exons ATGGATACTGATGATGATCTCGATGAAGACCATCTTGCAAGTTATGATATTCAGCTCAGTATCGAAGAATCCATCGAAGCCAGCAAGACCATATTTTATCCCGATAG ATTTGTACCGCTAAGTGATCAAAACAGAAAACTTGTCGAGGCCATAAAACAAG GTCACATTCTTGAGCTCCAGGAATATGTGAAATTTAAATATGCTTTGGATGAAGCTGATGAAAAAGGATGGTTTCCATTGCATGAAGCTGTTGTTCAacccattcaacaaatacttgagaTTGTTCTGGATG CATCCTATAAAACACTCTGGGAATTCAAGACTGGTGATGGAGAAACGCCCTTGACTTTGGCAGTGAAAGCTGGTCTAGTGGAGAATGTAAGAACTTTACTAGAAAAGGGAGTATGGCCCAACACCAAAAATGACAAAGGAGAGACGCCCCTCCTGATTG CTGTAAAAAAGGGTTCCTATGACATGGTGTCTGCTCTAATCAAGCACAACAGCAGCCTTGACCAGCCCTGTGTCAAGCGATGGTCGGCAATGCATGAAGCAGCCAAGCAGGGCAGAAAGGACATCATAGCTCTGCTGCTGAAACATGGAGGCAACGTTCACCTGAGAGATGGATTTGGAGTCACACCATTAGGTGTTGCAGCTGAGTATGGTCACTGTGACGTGTTAGAACATCTAATCCACAAAG GTGGTGATGTGTTGGCTTTGGCAGATGATGGCGCGTCTGTGTTGTTCGAGGCAGCAGGAGGTGGCAACCCTGACTGCATTTCCCTCCTGTTGGAATATGGGGGAAGCGGAAATGTACCCAACAGAGCAGGGCATCTTCCTATACACCGAGCTGCCTATGAGGGGCATtatct cgcACTGAAATATCTTATCCCAGTAACATCCAAACATGCAATTCAGAAAAGTGGGCTAACACCAATTCATTCAGCGGCAGATGGACAAAATACACAGTGCCTAGAACTGCTCATTGAAAATGGTTTTGATGTCAACACCTTACTTGCTGACCACATTTCCCAGAGCTACGATGATGAGAGGAAGACTGCGCTATATTTTGCTGTTTCTAATAATGATATCCGTTGCACAGAAGTCCTTCTGGCTGCAGGTGCAGACCCAAACCTAGATCCCCTCAACTGTCTACTTGTGGCAGTGAGGGCCAATAATCATGAAATTGTACGGCTGCTTCTCTTCCATGGAGctaatgtcaattgttatttcaTGCATGTAAATGACACTCGTTTCCCCAGTGTCATTCAGTATGCCCTAAACGATGAGGTGATGCTGAGGCTATTGCTGAATAATGGCTATCAAGTGGAAATGTGCTTTGACTGCATGCATGGGGACATCTTTGGAAATTCATTCGTGTGGTCAGAGATAGAGGAGGAGGTATTGCCAGGATGGACATCTTGTGTAATAAAAGACAACCCG TTCTGTGAGTTCATTACAGTTCCTTGGATGAAACACTTGGTGGGCAGTGTTATTCGAGTATTAATAGATTACATGGATTACGTCCCTCTGTGTGTGAAACTGAAGTCGGCACTAGAAGTACAGAAAGAATGGCCAGAAATCCGCCAAATTCTAg GTCTCAGGAAAGATGTCACTTCTTCTAGGGCAGGAGGCCCCAGCACAGAACCTCTCATGCTGTATCATCGGTACCTGTgttccccactagactgtaagctctatgagggcagggtctatgtttgttttgttttccagtgtTTCCTTGGGGCCAAACACATTCCCTAG
- the ASB15 gene encoding ankyrin repeat and SOCS box protein 15 isoform X2 produces the protein MDTDDDLDEDHLASYDIQLSIEESIEASKTIFYPDRFVPLSDQNRKLVEAIKQGHILELQEYVKFKYALDEADEKGWFPLHEAVVQPIQQILEIVLDASYKTLWEFKTGDGETPLTLAVKAGLVENVRTLLEKGVWPNTKNDKGETPLLIAVKKGSYDMVSALIKHNSSLDQPCVKRWSAMHEAAKQGRKDIIALLLKHGGNVHLRDGFGVTPLGVAAEYGHCDVLEHLIHKGGDVLALADDGASVLFEAAGGGNPDCISLLLEYGGSGNVPNRAGHLPIHRAAYEGHYLALKYLIPVTSKHAIQKSGLTPIHSAADGQNTQCLELLIENGFDVNTLLADHISQSYDDERKTALYFAVSNNDIRCTEVLLAAGADPNLDPLNCLLVAVRANNHEIVRLLLFHGANVNCYFMHVNDTRFPSVIQYALNDEVMLRLLLNNGYQVEMCFDCMHGDIFGNSFVWSEIEEEVLPGWTSCVIKDNPFCEFITVPWMKHLVGSVIRVLIDYMDYVPLCVKLKSALEVQKEWPEIRQILELSAWKKRNTDVLRRRLKKNSVVLNLNWKHQCLRKDVTSSRAGGPSTEPLMLYHRYLCSPLDCKLYEGRVYVCFVFQCFLGAKHIP, from the exons ATGGATACTGATGATGATCTCGATGAAGACCATCTTGCAAGTTATGATATTCAGCTCAGTATCGAAGAATCCATCGAAGCCAGCAAGACCATATTTTATCCCGATAG ATTTGTACCGCTAAGTGATCAAAACAGAAAACTTGTCGAGGCCATAAAACAAG GTCACATTCTTGAGCTCCAGGAATATGTGAAATTTAAATATGCTTTGGATGAAGCTGATGAAAAAGGATGGTTTCCATTGCATGAAGCTGTTGTTCAacccattcaacaaatacttgagaTTGTTCTGGATG CATCCTATAAAACACTCTGGGAATTCAAGACTGGTGATGGAGAAACGCCCTTGACTTTGGCAGTGAAAGCTGGTCTAGTGGAGAATGTAAGAACTTTACTAGAAAAGGGAGTATGGCCCAACACCAAAAATGACAAAGGAGAGACGCCCCTCCTGATTG CTGTAAAAAAGGGTTCCTATGACATGGTGTCTGCTCTAATCAAGCACAACAGCAGCCTTGACCAGCCCTGTGTCAAGCGATGGTCGGCAATGCATGAAGCAGCCAAGCAGGGCAGAAAGGACATCATAGCTCTGCTGCTGAAACATGGAGGCAACGTTCACCTGAGAGATGGATTTGGAGTCACACCATTAGGTGTTGCAGCTGAGTATGGTCACTGTGACGTGTTAGAACATCTAATCCACAAAG GTGGTGATGTGTTGGCTTTGGCAGATGATGGCGCGTCTGTGTTGTTCGAGGCAGCAGGAGGTGGCAACCCTGACTGCATTTCCCTCCTGTTGGAATATGGGGGAAGCGGAAATGTACCCAACAGAGCAGGGCATCTTCCTATACACCGAGCTGCCTATGAGGGGCATtatct cgcACTGAAATATCTTATCCCAGTAACATCCAAACATGCAATTCAGAAAAGTGGGCTAACACCAATTCATTCAGCGGCAGATGGACAAAATACACAGTGCCTAGAACTGCTCATTGAAAATGGTTTTGATGTCAACACCTTACTTGCTGACCACATTTCCCAGAGCTACGATGATGAGAGGAAGACTGCGCTATATTTTGCTGTTTCTAATAATGATATCCGTTGCACAGAAGTCCTTCTGGCTGCAGGTGCAGACCCAAACCTAGATCCCCTCAACTGTCTACTTGTGGCAGTGAGGGCCAATAATCATGAAATTGTACGGCTGCTTCTCTTCCATGGAGctaatgtcaattgttatttcaTGCATGTAAATGACACTCGTTTCCCCAGTGTCATTCAGTATGCCCTAAACGATGAGGTGATGCTGAGGCTATTGCTGAATAATGGCTATCAAGTGGAAATGTGCTTTGACTGCATGCATGGGGACATCTTTGGAAATTCATTCGTGTGGTCAGAGATAGAGGAGGAGGTATTGCCAGGATGGACATCTTGTGTAATAAAAGACAACCCG TTCTGTGAGTTCATTACAGTTCCTTGGATGAAACACTTGGTGGGCAGTGTTATTCGAGTATTAATAGATTACATGGATTACGTCCCTCTGTGTGTGAAACTGAAGTCGGCACTAGAAGTACAGAAAGAATGGCCAGAAATCCGCCAAATTCTAg AATTGTCAGcgtggaagaaaagaaatacagatgtATTACGGAGAAGGTTAAAGAAAAATTCTGTAGTCCTGAATTTGAACTGGAAGCATCAAT GTCTCAGGAAAGATGTCACTTCTTCTAGGGCAGGAGGCCCCAGCACAGAACCTCTCATGCTGTATCATCGGTACCTGTgttccccactagactgtaagctctatgagggcagggtctatgtttgttttgttttccagtgtTTCCTTGGGGCCAAACACATTCCCTAG
- the ASB15 gene encoding ankyrin repeat and SOCS box protein 15 isoform X3, whose amino-acid sequence MDTDDDLDEDHLASYDIQLSIEESIEASKTIFYPDRFVPLSDQNRKLVEAIKQGHILELQEYVKFKYALDEADEKGWFPLHEAVVQPIQQILEIVLDASYKTLWEFKTGDGETPLTLAVKAGLVENVRTLLEKGVWPNTKNDKGETPLLIAVKKGSYDMVSALIKHNSSLDQPCVKRWSAMHEAAKQGRKDIIALLLKHGGNVHLRDGFGVTPLGVAAEYGHCDVLEHLIHKGGDVLALADDGASVLFEAAGGGNPDCISLLLEYGGSGNVPNRAGHLPIHRAAYEGHYLALKYLIPVTSKHAIQKSGLTPIHSAADGQNTQCLELLIENGFDVNTLLADHISQSYDDERKTALYFAVSNNDIRCTEVLLAAGADPNLDPLNCLLVAVRANNHEIVRLLLFHGANVNCYFMHVNDTRFPSVIQYALNDEVMLRLLLNNGYQVEMCFDCMHGDIFGNSFVWSEIEEEVLPGWTSCVIKDNPFCEFITVPWMKHLVGSVIRVLIDYMDYVPLCVKLKSALEVQKEWPEIRQILENPCSLKHLCRLKIRRLMGLQRLCQPASMEKLPLPAAIQRYILFKEYDLYGQELKLL is encoded by the exons ATGGATACTGATGATGATCTCGATGAAGACCATCTTGCAAGTTATGATATTCAGCTCAGTATCGAAGAATCCATCGAAGCCAGCAAGACCATATTTTATCCCGATAG ATTTGTACCGCTAAGTGATCAAAACAGAAAACTTGTCGAGGCCATAAAACAAG GTCACATTCTTGAGCTCCAGGAATATGTGAAATTTAAATATGCTTTGGATGAAGCTGATGAAAAAGGATGGTTTCCATTGCATGAAGCTGTTGTTCAacccattcaacaaatacttgagaTTGTTCTGGATG CATCCTATAAAACACTCTGGGAATTCAAGACTGGTGATGGAGAAACGCCCTTGACTTTGGCAGTGAAAGCTGGTCTAGTGGAGAATGTAAGAACTTTACTAGAAAAGGGAGTATGGCCCAACACCAAAAATGACAAAGGAGAGACGCCCCTCCTGATTG CTGTAAAAAAGGGTTCCTATGACATGGTGTCTGCTCTAATCAAGCACAACAGCAGCCTTGACCAGCCCTGTGTCAAGCGATGGTCGGCAATGCATGAAGCAGCCAAGCAGGGCAGAAAGGACATCATAGCTCTGCTGCTGAAACATGGAGGCAACGTTCACCTGAGAGATGGATTTGGAGTCACACCATTAGGTGTTGCAGCTGAGTATGGTCACTGTGACGTGTTAGAACATCTAATCCACAAAG GTGGTGATGTGTTGGCTTTGGCAGATGATGGCGCGTCTGTGTTGTTCGAGGCAGCAGGAGGTGGCAACCCTGACTGCATTTCCCTCCTGTTGGAATATGGGGGAAGCGGAAATGTACCCAACAGAGCAGGGCATCTTCCTATACACCGAGCTGCCTATGAGGGGCATtatct cgcACTGAAATATCTTATCCCAGTAACATCCAAACATGCAATTCAGAAAAGTGGGCTAACACCAATTCATTCAGCGGCAGATGGACAAAATACACAGTGCCTAGAACTGCTCATTGAAAATGGTTTTGATGTCAACACCTTACTTGCTGACCACATTTCCCAGAGCTACGATGATGAGAGGAAGACTGCGCTATATTTTGCTGTTTCTAATAATGATATCCGTTGCACAGAAGTCCTTCTGGCTGCAGGTGCAGACCCAAACCTAGATCCCCTCAACTGTCTACTTGTGGCAGTGAGGGCCAATAATCATGAAATTGTACGGCTGCTTCTCTTCCATGGAGctaatgtcaattgttatttcaTGCATGTAAATGACACTCGTTTCCCCAGTGTCATTCAGTATGCCCTAAACGATGAGGTGATGCTGAGGCTATTGCTGAATAATGGCTATCAAGTGGAAATGTGCTTTGACTGCATGCATGGGGACATCTTTGGAAATTCATTCGTGTGGTCAGAGATAGAGGAGGAGGTATTGCCAGGATGGACATCTTGTGTAATAAAAGACAACCCG TTCTGTGAGTTCATTACAGTTCCTTGGATGAAACACTTGGTGGGCAGTGTTATTCGAGTATTAATAGATTACATGGATTACGTCCCTCTGTGTGTGAAACTGAAGTCGGCACTAGAAGTACAGAAAGAATGGCCAGAAATCCGCCAAATTCTAg AGAATCCTTGTTCATTAAAGCATTTGTGTCGGTTAAAAATTCGAAGACTTATGGGGCTCCAGCGActctgccagccagcctccaTGGAAAAGCTTCCTCTACCAgcagctattcaaagatacatatTATTTAAAGAGTATGATCTCTATGGACAAGAGCTAAAattactataa
- the ASB15 gene encoding ankyrin repeat and SOCS box protein 15 isoform X5 — translation MDTDDDLDEDHLASYDIQLSIEESIEASKTIFYPDRFVPLSDQNRKLVEAIKQGHILELQEYVKFKYALDEADEKGWFPLHEAVVQPIQQILEIVLDASYKTLWEFKTGDGETPLTLAVKAGLVENVRTLLEKGVWPNTKNDKGETPLLIAVKKGSYDMVSALIKHNSSLDQPCVKRWSAMHEAAKQGRKDIIALLLKHGGNVHLRDGFGVTPLGVAAEYGHCDVLEHLIHKGGDVLALADDGASVLFEAAGGGNPDCISLLLEYGGSGNVPNRAGHLPIHRAAYEGHYLALKYLIPVTSKHAIQKSGLTPIHSAADGQNTQCLELLIENGFDVNTLLADHISQSYDDERKTALYFAVSNNDIRCTEVLLAAGADPNLDPLNCLLVAVRANNHEIVRLLLFHGANVNCYFMHVNDTRFPSVIQYALNDEVMLRLLLNNGYQVEMCFDCMHGDIFGNSFVWSEIEEEVLPGWTSCVIKDNPFCEFITVPWMKHLVGSVIRVLIDYMDYVPLCVKLKSALEVQKEWPEIRQILGLY, via the exons ATGGATACTGATGATGATCTCGATGAAGACCATCTTGCAAGTTATGATATTCAGCTCAGTATCGAAGAATCCATCGAAGCCAGCAAGACCATATTTTATCCCGATAG ATTTGTACCGCTAAGTGATCAAAACAGAAAACTTGTCGAGGCCATAAAACAAG GTCACATTCTTGAGCTCCAGGAATATGTGAAATTTAAATATGCTTTGGATGAAGCTGATGAAAAAGGATGGTTTCCATTGCATGAAGCTGTTGTTCAacccattcaacaaatacttgagaTTGTTCTGGATG CATCCTATAAAACACTCTGGGAATTCAAGACTGGTGATGGAGAAACGCCCTTGACTTTGGCAGTGAAAGCTGGTCTAGTGGAGAATGTAAGAACTTTACTAGAAAAGGGAGTATGGCCCAACACCAAAAATGACAAAGGAGAGACGCCCCTCCTGATTG CTGTAAAAAAGGGTTCCTATGACATGGTGTCTGCTCTAATCAAGCACAACAGCAGCCTTGACCAGCCCTGTGTCAAGCGATGGTCGGCAATGCATGAAGCAGCCAAGCAGGGCAGAAAGGACATCATAGCTCTGCTGCTGAAACATGGAGGCAACGTTCACCTGAGAGATGGATTTGGAGTCACACCATTAGGTGTTGCAGCTGAGTATGGTCACTGTGACGTGTTAGAACATCTAATCCACAAAG GTGGTGATGTGTTGGCTTTGGCAGATGATGGCGCGTCTGTGTTGTTCGAGGCAGCAGGAGGTGGCAACCCTGACTGCATTTCCCTCCTGTTGGAATATGGGGGAAGCGGAAATGTACCCAACAGAGCAGGGCATCTTCCTATACACCGAGCTGCCTATGAGGGGCATtatct cgcACTGAAATATCTTATCCCAGTAACATCCAAACATGCAATTCAGAAAAGTGGGCTAACACCAATTCATTCAGCGGCAGATGGACAAAATACACAGTGCCTAGAACTGCTCATTGAAAATGGTTTTGATGTCAACACCTTACTTGCTGACCACATTTCCCAGAGCTACGATGATGAGAGGAAGACTGCGCTATATTTTGCTGTTTCTAATAATGATATCCGTTGCACAGAAGTCCTTCTGGCTGCAGGTGCAGACCCAAACCTAGATCCCCTCAACTGTCTACTTGTGGCAGTGAGGGCCAATAATCATGAAATTGTACGGCTGCTTCTCTTCCATGGAGctaatgtcaattgttatttcaTGCATGTAAATGACACTCGTTTCCCCAGTGTCATTCAGTATGCCCTAAACGATGAGGTGATGCTGAGGCTATTGCTGAATAATGGCTATCAAGTGGAAATGTGCTTTGACTGCATGCATGGGGACATCTTTGGAAATTCATTCGTGTGGTCAGAGATAGAGGAGGAGGTATTGCCAGGATGGACATCTTGTGTAATAAAAGACAACCCG TTCTGTGAGTTCATTACAGTTCCTTGGATGAAACACTTGGTGGGCAGTGTTATTCGAGTATTAATAGATTACATGGATTACGTCCCTCTGTGTGTGAAACTGAAGTCGGCACTAGAAGTACAGAAAGAATGGCCAGAAATCCGCCAAATTCTAg GTCTTTATTGA